One genomic window of Cellulophaga sp. Hel_I_12 includes the following:
- a CDS encoding enoyl-CoA hydratase/isomerase family protein, whose protein sequence is MKYENILIEQREAIATVIINRPNKLNALNRDTIQDLHDALQALDVDKKIKAIIITGSGEKAFVAGADIAEFSNFSVKEGGQLARKGQQVLFDFIENLATPVIAAVNGFALGGGLELAMACHFRIASANAKMGLPEVSLGVIPGYGGTQRLPQLIGKGRANEMIMTAGMIDAQKALAYGLVNDVVPQEELLPLCEKIAQKIANNSPVAISYAIKAVNAGFNSTIDGYQEEIKAFGACFGTEDFKEGTTAFLEKRKANFK, encoded by the coding sequence ATGAAATACGAAAACATTCTAATTGAACAAAGAGAAGCTATAGCAACGGTAATCATTAATCGCCCCAATAAATTAAATGCCTTAAACCGGGACACCATTCAAGACTTGCACGATGCATTACAAGCGCTTGATGTAGATAAAAAAATAAAAGCAATCATCATTACAGGTAGTGGTGAAAAGGCATTTGTAGCAGGAGCAGACATTGCTGAATTTTCGAATTTTTCCGTAAAAGAAGGTGGCCAACTTGCACGAAAAGGACAACAGGTATTGTTTGATTTTATTGAAAATTTAGCAACACCTGTCATTGCAGCTGTTAATGGCTTCGCCTTAGGTGGGGGCTTAGAATTAGCCATGGCATGCCATTTCAGAATTGCCAGTGCTAACGCAAAAATGGGTTTACCAGAAGTTTCACTTGGCGTTATTCCTGGGTATGGAGGTACCCAACGCTTACCGCAATTAATTGGCAAAGGTAGAGCCAACGAAATGATTATGACTGCCGGTATGATTGATGCACAAAAAGCATTGGCATACGGTCTTGTTAATGATGTGGTACCTCAGGAAGAATTACTGCCACTTTGTGAAAAAATAGCTCAGAAGATAGCGAATAATTCTCCTGTAGCTATTTCCTACGCAATAAAAGCAGTAAATGCTGGTTTTAATAGTACTATAGATGGTTATCAAGAAGAAATTAAAGCTTTTGGAGCTTGTTTTGGCACCGAAGATTTCAAAGAGGGTACAACCGCCTTTTTAGAAAAAAGAAAAGCAAATTTTAAATAG
- a CDS encoding DUF805 domain-containing protein, giving the protein MKYLVDPFKKMFEFQGKSTNKEFWIFFTVNIILFTALGFLRNPLNIPLYVGDILRVILCIPTLALGFRRLNDAGINKWLFLIPFVNLILAGLPEKKQTLS; this is encoded by the coding sequence ATGAAATATCTTGTGGATCCCTTTAAAAAAATGTTTGAATTTCAAGGAAAATCAACGAATAAAGAATTTTGGATTTTTTTTACCGTCAATATTATACTTTTCACAGCATTAGGCTTTTTAAGAAATCCGTTGAATATTCCATTATATGTTGGCGATATATTGAGGGTAATTTTATGTATTCCTACGCTAGCCTTAGGTTTTAGAAGGTTGAATGATGCAGGGATCAACAAATGGTTATTTCTTATACCTTTTGTGAATTTAATTTTGGCAGGTCTCCCGGAAAAAAAGCAAACGCTTTCATAA
- a CDS encoding Gfo/Idh/MocA family protein, translated as MQRRKFIKNSVAASAVFSIVPSFVLGKTHVPPSDTLYMGAFGIGGRGGGVIRDLTNTQKVKFVSLCDVDNRQIEASTKLHPKAKLYKDFRKVYENHLSELDAIMVATPDHTHATIALPFMRAKKHAYVEKPLTHNINEARLMTTVARENNIVTQMGNQGASSDGSRQAKEWIDSGFLGKIYKVDCWTNRPVWPQGIPLPTVQDAIPKELDWDLWLGPAADRPYYSGYLPFKWRGWWDFGTGALGDMGCHIMETPFSALGLGYPTEAEASCTTNWVGDFVEADYNASCPASSIVRLKFNTEAQGDIALNWYDGGLKPDLPDELKDDETIGDSGGGSIFYGTKGILVTDTYSRNARLLPSETMGMFNPPKPTLTRIEGDTSGHAMNFVNGCLNNTATSSDFAKAGPLTEAVLMGNLAIKAYQYKELKPGKKIGDWDPFQYPGRRKILWDGANMRVTNYEKANEWVKGNYRKGWEL; from the coding sequence ATGCAAAGAAGAAAGTTTATTAAAAACTCCGTTGCAGCCTCCGCTGTATTTTCCATTGTTCCCAGTTTTGTTCTAGGAAAAACTCATGTTCCACCTAGTGATACCCTTTACATGGGTGCTTTCGGAATTGGAGGACGTGGGGGTGGGGTCATCAGAGACTTGACCAATACTCAAAAGGTAAAGTTTGTCAGCTTATGCGATGTTGATAATCGCCAAATAGAAGCCAGTACAAAATTACATCCAAAAGCAAAACTCTATAAAGACTTTAGAAAAGTATACGAAAATCATTTGAGCGAGCTAGATGCCATTATGGTAGCTACTCCTGATCATACCCATGCCACCATAGCTTTACCGTTTATGCGGGCTAAAAAACATGCTTATGTAGAAAAACCGCTAACCCACAATATTAATGAAGCAAGATTAATGACTACTGTTGCTAGAGAAAATAATATTGTCACGCAAATGGGTAACCAAGGGGCATCAAGTGATGGCAGCAGACAAGCCAAAGAATGGATAGATTCTGGATTTTTAGGTAAAATTTACAAAGTAGATTGCTGGACAAACAGACCCGTATGGCCTCAAGGCATTCCATTACCCACAGTCCAAGACGCTATCCCAAAGGAATTAGATTGGGATTTATGGTTAGGACCAGCAGCGGATAGGCCTTATTATTCCGGTTACTTACCCTTTAAATGGCGAGGATGGTGGGATTTTGGCACGGGAGCTTTAGGCGATATGGGCTGCCATATCATGGAAACCCCTTTTAGTGCTTTAGGCTTAGGCTACCCGACTGAAGCGGAAGCTAGCTGCACCACCAATTGGGTGGGCGACTTTGTAGAAGCAGATTATAATGCTTCATGCCCAGCCTCTTCCATAGTTCGTTTAAAATTTAATACCGAAGCGCAAGGTGATATTGCCCTGAACTGGTATGATGGTGGTTTAAAACCAGATTTACCAGACGAATTAAAAGACGACGAGACTATTGGTGATTCTGGTGGTGGAAGTATTTTTTATGGCACCAAAGGTATTTTGGTCACCGACACCTATTCTAGAAATGCACGGTTATTACCTTCCGAAACTATGGGGATGTTTAATCCTCCAAAACCAACTTTAACACGAATAGAAGGTGATACTTCAGGGCATGCCATGAACTTTGTGAATGGTTGTTTAAATAACACGGCAACTTCTTCTGATTTTGCGAAGGCTGGCCCCTTAACAGAAGCTGTATTAATGGGGAATTTAGCTATTAAAGCTTATCAATATAAAGAGCTAAAACCAGGTAAAAAAATCGGTGATTGGGATCCTTTTCAATATCCAGGTCGACGCAAAATTTTATGGGATGGCGCGAATATGCGTGTTACGAATTACGAAAAAGCTAACGAATGGGTCAAAGGTAATTACCGTAAAGGTTGGGAGTTATAG
- a CDS encoding 1-acyl-sn-glycerol-3-phosphate acyltransferase: MQKFLAYPLSILYQLSFGVCLLIFHPLQWLGHHIFGYIGLKKVVSVLNLCLLRCSMLLGTRYTFNNPHKIPIGKPLIIVANHQSMHDIPPIIWWMRKYHPKFVSKIELGKGIPSVSYNLVHGGSVLIDRKDGKQALGQIMKLGTYIEAHNRSAVIFPEGTRSRTGLPKAFQPTGLKILMKNAPSALIVPISINNSWKMLRYGKFPNGLGNHITLDVHKPIENTGNFDELLVQIEQTITSGVTAFK, encoded by the coding sequence ATGCAAAAATTTCTAGCATATCCGTTAAGTATACTGTATCAACTATCCTTTGGGGTATGCTTACTTATTTTTCATCCTTTACAATGGCTTGGTCATCATATATTTGGGTACATTGGATTAAAAAAAGTAGTTAGTGTTTTAAATTTATGCTTGTTAAGGTGTTCTATGCTGTTAGGCACAAGATACACTTTTAATAATCCCCATAAAATACCTATTGGAAAACCCTTAATCATAGTCGCCAATCACCAAAGTATGCATGATATTCCGCCAATTATTTGGTGGATGCGTAAGTATCATCCAAAATTTGTAAGTAAAATAGAGTTAGGTAAGGGTATCCCCAGCGTTTCTTACAACTTGGTGCATGGTGGGTCCGTATTAATTGACCGAAAAGATGGTAAACAAGCCTTAGGGCAAATTATGAAGTTGGGCACTTATATTGAAGCACATAATAGAAGTGCCGTTATTTTTCCAGAGGGCACACGCAGTAGAACAGGGCTCCCAAAAGCCTTTCAACCAACAGGCTTAAAAATTTTAATGAAAAATGCCCCATCTGCATTAATTGTCCCGATTAGTATTAACAATTCTTGGAAAATGTTACGATACGGAAAATTCCCTAACGGTCTTGGCAATCATATTACACTAGACGTGCATAAACCCATAGAAAATACTGGTAATTTTGACGAATTATTGGTGCAAATAGAACAAACAATAACTTCGGGAGTAACCGCTTTTAAATGA
- a CDS encoding dCMP deaminase family protein, translating into MIEVKQKKYDKAYLRMANEWGKLSFCKRKQVGAIVVKDRMIISDGYNGTPTGFENHCEDEEGYTKWYVLHAEANALSKLASSTQSCDGATLYITLSPCKECSKLIHQSGIKRVVYQNAYKDDEGLQFLKKAGVHLVHLATIDDN; encoded by the coding sequence ATGATAGAAGTAAAACAGAAAAAATACGATAAGGCCTATTTGCGAATGGCTAACGAGTGGGGAAAATTATCGTTTTGTAAACGAAAGCAAGTAGGAGCTATTGTGGTAAAAGACCGTATGATTATTTCCGACGGCTATAATGGTACGCCAACTGGTTTTGAAAATCATTGTGAAGATGAGGAGGGTTACACAAAATGGTATGTTTTGCATGCCGAAGCTAATGCATTATCAAAATTAGCGTCGTCAACACAATCCTGTGATGGGGCCACTTTATATATTACTTTATCACCTTGTAAAGAATGTAGTAAGCTGATTCATCAATCTGGCATAAAACGTGTAGTATACCAAAATGCGTATAAAGATGATGAAGGTCTTCAGTTTTTAAAAAAGGCAGGAGTACACTTAGTGCATCTCGCAACTATTGATGACAACTAA
- a CDS encoding TerB family tellurite resistance protein: MKWILFFVIFYILQKLFSASRTKVFSQNTKSVSPADFELNLLSLCSLVIKADGNVSQREMDYVQRYFVSTYGKDKANAIFRTFNEVIKKREISAQRICDYMNLRTSIEVRLQLVHFLFGIAQADGTVSAAEITKIEEIARFLRIGQSSFESVKAMFIKNADNAYKILEIEKSATDDEVKKAYRTMAKKYHPDRVNTENEAIKKGAEEKFKEVQIAYETIQKERGIN; encoded by the coding sequence ATGAAATGGATTTTATTTTTTGTCATATTTTATATTCTCCAAAAACTATTTAGTGCATCGAGAACCAAGGTTTTTTCACAAAATACAAAATCAGTTTCTCCTGCCGATTTTGAACTTAATTTACTTTCTTTATGTTCTTTGGTAATCAAGGCTGATGGAAACGTGAGTCAGAGAGAAATGGACTATGTGCAACGTTATTTTGTAAGTACGTATGGGAAAGACAAAGCCAATGCCATCTTTAGAACCTTCAATGAGGTGATTAAAAAAAGGGAAATTTCGGCACAACGTATTTGCGATTATATGAATTTGCGAACTAGTATTGAGGTACGTTTGCAGTTAGTACATTTTTTATTCGGAATTGCTCAAGCTGATGGTACTGTTAGTGCTGCTGAAATTACGAAAATAGAAGAAATAGCTAGATTTTTAAGAATTGGACAGAGCAGTTTTGAAAGTGTCAAAGCGATGTTTATTAAAAATGCAGACAACGCGTATAAAATTCTAGAAATAGAAAAATCTGCTACGGATGATGAAGTTAAAAAAGCATACAGGACCATGGCAAAAAAATACCATCCAGACCGTGTGAACACAGAAAACGAAGCCATAAAAAAAGGAGCTGAAGAAAAGTTTAAGGAAGTGCAAATTGCGTACGAAACCATTCAGAAAGAACGTGGCATCAACTAA
- a CDS encoding BrxA/BrxB family bacilliredoxin, giving the protein MYPAELIKPMREDLAGAGFEELHSAEAVEKAINAKGTTLVVVNSVCGCAAANARPAAKFSLTNSKKPDHAVTVFAGVDFEAVDKARSLMVPFPPSSPSMALFKDGELVHMIERHHIEGRPAEVIAENLMAAYNEFC; this is encoded by the coding sequence ATGTATCCTGCAGAATTAATAAAACCAATGAGAGAAGACCTAGCTGGGGCCGGGTTTGAAGAATTACATAGCGCAGAAGCTGTTGAAAAAGCTATTAATGCCAAAGGAACTACCTTAGTTGTTGTAAACTCTGTTTGTGGTTGTGCCGCAGCAAATGCTAGACCTGCCGCAAAATTTAGTTTAACAAATAGCAAAAAACCAGACCATGCCGTTACCGTTTTTGCGGGTGTAGATTTTGAAGCTGTGGATAAAGCGAGAAGTTTAATGGTACCTTTTCCTCCTTCGTCACCGAGTATGGCTTTATTTAAAGACGGAGAATTAGTGCACATGATCGAGCGCCATCATATTGAAGGAAGACCAGCAGAAGTTATTGCGGAGAATTTAATGGCTGCATATAACGAATTCTGTTAA
- a CDS encoding DsbA family protein, protein MKISIWSDIRCPFCYIGKRNFEEALANFPYKDEVIVEWKSFELDPTMETRTDISGLAHFMQAKNVDKPTAEGMFANVTTMAKTVDLDFQFNKMIPANSLKAHRLLHFAKKYNVADAAKEVLLKAHLIEGENIDDVAVLMQLAEKIGLEPAEVKTMIDSEDFIYEVRQDQMEARNLGINGVPFFVLDHTYGISGAQPVAVFTETLEKAWENHQE, encoded by the coding sequence ATGAAGATAAGTATATGGTCAGATATTAGATGTCCTTTTTGCTATATAGGAAAGAGAAATTTTGAGGAAGCCTTAGCGAATTTTCCCTATAAAGATGAGGTTATTGTGGAATGGAAAAGTTTTGAGTTAGATCCAACTATGGAAACCAGGACAGATATATCGGGTTTAGCGCATTTTATGCAGGCTAAAAACGTCGATAAACCAACAGCAGAGGGTATGTTTGCCAATGTTACAACTATGGCTAAAACCGTCGATTTAGACTTCCAGTTTAACAAAATGATACCGGCAAACTCATTAAAAGCCCACCGACTCTTACATTTTGCCAAAAAATACAATGTAGCCGATGCCGCTAAGGAAGTATTATTAAAGGCCCACTTAATCGAAGGTGAAAACATAGATGATGTAGCTGTTTTAATGCAATTAGCTGAAAAAATTGGGTTAGAACCGGCTGAGGTAAAAACAATGATCGATTCAGAAGATTTTATTTATGAAGTACGCCAGGATCAAATGGAAGCTAGGAATTTAGGTATTAACGGTGTTCCCTTTTTTGTTCTGGATCATACCTATGGTATTTCTGGAGCACAACCGGTAGCAGTTTTTACTGAAACGCTAGAAAAAGCCTGGGAAAATCATCAAGAGTAA
- the proC gene encoding pyrroline-5-carboxylate reductase — MQVLVIGAGNMGLTYAKGMSKSKLLKKENIMVLDTSEEKLEEVNQLSNFDAHRNLVDCVPKADIIFIAVKPHHAVDLFEKIKPLIHSDQLLISIMAGVKIDTIKEITGLTKIIRAMPNLPAQIGKGLTSYVASPEVSRIELLTIESLLDTTGKSVLVKDENFIDASTGISGSGPAYVFYFMQSMMEAALQMGFSPNVSKVLVAQTFTGAIELFNQNNLSPNSWMEKVASKGGTTRAALNSMEDNNVGELIKEAAFAAFDRAVELGKEKQDV; from the coding sequence ATGCAAGTACTTGTTATAGGAGCTGGAAATATGGGACTTACCTACGCAAAGGGAATGTCAAAATCGAAACTCCTTAAAAAAGAGAATATTATGGTTCTCGATACTTCTGAAGAAAAACTAGAAGAAGTAAATCAATTATCAAACTTTGATGCACATAGAAATTTAGTAGATTGTGTGCCCAAAGCCGACATCATTTTTATCGCTGTAAAACCACATCATGCGGTAGATTTGTTTGAAAAGATTAAGCCCCTTATACATTCAGACCAGCTACTGATCTCTATCATGGCTGGTGTTAAAATCGATACGATTAAAGAAATTACAGGATTAACAAAAATTATTCGTGCGATGCCCAATTTACCGGCACAAATTGGCAAAGGACTTACCTCTTACGTAGCCTCTCCTGAAGTTTCTAGAATTGAATTATTAACCATTGAAAGTTTATTAGATACCACTGGAAAATCTGTTTTGGTTAAAGATGAAAATTTTATTGATGCTTCTACGGGGATTTCAGGAAGTGGTCCGGCCTATGTCTTTTATTTTATGCAAAGCATGATGGAAGCTGCCTTACAAATGGGCTTTTCTCCCAATGTTTCTAAAGTCTTGGTCGCCCAAACCTTTACAGGTGCCATAGAACTTTTTAACCAGAATAACTTATCACCGAATTCATGGATGGAAAAAGTAGCTAGTAAAGGAGGAACTACACGAGCTGCCTTAAACTCAATGGAAGATAATAACGTAGGTGAATTAATTAAAGAAGCTGCTTTTGCAGCCTTTGATCGTGCGGTTGAATTGGGTAAAGAAAAACAGGATGTATAA
- a CDS encoding HupE/UreJ family protein, whose protein sequence is MENFWFYLKMGLEHVLDLAAYDHILFLTILTVPFTFKSWKKVVFLATVFTVAHCISLALSAYKVIEVNVSIIEFLIPVTILLTAIFNLRYFKAKEAHKNLVWHGIATAFFGLIHGFGFSNYFKMLMAEEEDIITPLLGFATGIELSQLVIVLSILVFAFIVQSIFKLKQALFVLGMSILVILITLPMLRETYPF, encoded by the coding sequence ATGGAAAATTTTTGGTTTTACTTGAAAATGGGTTTGGAGCACGTATTAGATCTAGCGGCGTATGATCATATTCTTTTTTTAACTATTTTAACGGTGCCTTTTACGTTTAAATCGTGGAAAAAAGTAGTGTTTCTCGCTACGGTTTTTACAGTAGCGCATTGTATTTCGCTGGCATTATCAGCCTATAAAGTGATTGAGGTTAATGTAAGTATTATTGAGTTTTTAATTCCTGTAACCATTTTACTGACCGCTATATTTAATTTAAGATATTTCAAAGCAAAAGAAGCGCATAAAAATTTAGTATGGCACGGTATTGCCACTGCTTTTTTTGGTCTTATTCACGGGTTTGGCTTTTCTAATTACTTTAAAATGTTAATGGCCGAAGAAGAGGATATTATAACACCACTTTTGGGTTTTGCAACAGGAATAGAACTTTCGCAATTGGTAATTGTACTTTCGATACTCGTATTTGCCTTTATTGTGCAGTCGATATTTAAGCTAAAACAAGCCTTGTTTGTCCTAGGGATGTCTATTTTAGTGATCTTGATAACCCTTCCCATGTTACGCGAAACCTATCCTTTTTAA
- a CDS encoding HD domain-containing protein yields MTNTEIVEETIAFVEETLQGAEGGHDWFHIQRVFRNSLLIAKDEKNINILVVSLGALLHDIADAKFNNGDETVGPKLAQQFLSSLKVDKKTIAHVIQIIENISFKSSLEKKKKKFNSLELQIIQDADRLDAIGAIGIARAFNYGGFKNRALYNPEIPPQLNMTKAAYKKSDAPTINHFYEKLLLLKDKMNTETGKKLAEERHQFMLTYLENFYQEWNGQPLLKEP; encoded by the coding sequence ATGACCAATACTGAAATCGTAGAAGAAACTATTGCATTTGTAGAAGAAACATTACAAGGTGCCGAAGGTGGGCATGATTGGTTTCACATACAACGTGTTTTTCGCAATTCTTTACTCATCGCGAAAGACGAAAAAAATATTAATATTTTGGTCGTAAGCTTGGGTGCTCTTTTACATGATATTGCCGATGCTAAGTTTAACAATGGTGACGAAACAGTAGGGCCAAAACTAGCGCAACAGTTTTTATCTTCTTTAAAAGTAGATAAAAAAACAATCGCTCATGTAATTCAAATCATTGAAAACATCTCTTTTAAATCGAGCCTCGAAAAAAAGAAAAAGAAATTTAATTCCTTAGAATTACAAATTATACAAGATGCGGATCGCTTAGATGCTATTGGAGCTATTGGTATTGCTCGTGCCTTTAATTATGGAGGTTTCAAAAATAGGGCGCTTTATAATCCAGAGATTCCGCCGCAACTTAATATGACCAAAGCAGCCTATAAAAAATCGGATGCACCTACTATAAATCACTTCTATGAAAAACTACTGCTGCTAAAAGACAAAATGAATACGGAAACAGGTAAAAAACTAGCCGAGGAACGCCACCAATTTATGCTTACTTATCTTGAAAATTTTTACCAAGAATGGAATGGTCAGCCGCTTTTAAAAGAACCTTAA
- the proB gene encoding glutamate 5-kinase, with translation MYKQKIVIKVGTNVMTNRDNRIVRPVLKKLVKQIAELYERDIITILVSSGSVIAGMEVLGESAIKDKTQKRQVYSAIGQPRMMRLYYNIFRDYGMKCAQVLPTKRDFTPGVHRQNMINCYEGLLSEGVIPIANEDDAVSVTMSMFSDNDELASLIAELINADKLIILTDIDGLYNGHPDAENSNVVSHVDPDENLNKYIQKNTKGEAEGRGGMGSKLEYAQRVAAKNIPTFIANGKKERTIIDIIDGKNVGTRVALKGNPQ, from the coding sequence ATGTATAAACAAAAAATAGTCATCAAAGTTGGCACAAATGTGATGACCAACAGAGATAATAGAATTGTTAGACCCGTACTCAAAAAACTAGTAAAGCAAATTGCAGAATTATACGAAAGAGATATCATTACGATACTTGTTTCTTCGGGTTCGGTAATTGCGGGAATGGAAGTTTTAGGCGAGTCGGCCATTAAAGATAAAACACAAAAAAGACAAGTATATTCCGCTATTGGGCAGCCAAGAATGATGCGTTTGTACTATAATATTTTTCGTGATTATGGGATGAAATGTGCTCAAGTACTTCCAACAAAACGTGATTTTACACCCGGCGTACATCGGCAAAATATGATTAATTGTTACGAAGGTTTATTATCCGAAGGCGTTATTCCAATTGCGAATGAAGATGATGCTGTATCGGTCACCATGTCTATGTTTTCAGATAATGATGAACTCGCAAGCTTAATAGCAGAATTGATAAATGCTGACAAACTAATTATTCTTACAGATATCGACGGCCTTTATAATGGTCATCCAGATGCTGAAAATAGCAACGTAGTTTCGCACGTTGATCCCGATGAAAACTTAAATAAATACATTCAAAAAAACACCAAAGGAGAAGCCGAAGGAAGAGGTGGCATGGGCTCTAAATTAGAATATGCACAGCGTGTTGCCGCCAAAAACATTCCTACATTTATTGCTAATGGAAAAAAAGAGCGAACCATTATAGATATTATCGACGGAAAAAACGTGGGTACTAGAGTGGCCCTAAAAGGAAATCCACAATAA